Proteins encoded together in one Campylobacter peloridis LMG 23910 window:
- a CDS encoding helix-turn-helix transcriptional regulator, which produces MKDFNKYIKNSKLQRLEYLYDKLSKSQNGLSIKELAEELNVNPKTIKRDMQGALEEMGLIKNGRKWRIDVNKDYQNQDEKIILEVLDTMAKSAGDSFYAKAHPILSKLTQNINNPIYASLDAEKLEEKDLKNFQILEQAINTKTQIVFKYENKLFQAKPLKLAFFNGFWYLLAFDMKKREIFKKFYLKNIQNITLTQEQFQTDESLETKLQKANSIWFSLEKAFVVRLLIEEPIRKYFERKPLKSQIITGKDNDGSIEIELEINHEMEILPLVYYYMPYIKVLEPDFIAKKVKEVVEQYLKQISI; this is translated from the coding sequence ATGAAAGATTTTAACAAATATATCAAAAATTCAAAGCTTCAAAGGCTAGAATATTTATATGATAAATTAAGCAAATCACAAAATGGCCTTAGTATAAAAGAACTAGCTGAGGAATTAAATGTTAATCCTAAAACCATAAAAAGAGATATGCAAGGTGCTTTAGAAGAAATGGGACTTATAAAAAATGGTAGAAAATGGCGTATTGATGTGAATAAAGACTATCAAAACCAAGATGAAAAAATCATTCTTGAAGTCTTAGATACCATGGCAAAAAGTGCTGGAGATAGCTTTTATGCTAAAGCACATCCTATACTTTCTAAACTCACTCAAAACATCAATAACCCAATTTATGCTAGCTTAGATGCTGAGAAATTAGAAGAGAAGGATTTAAAAAATTTTCAAATTCTTGAACAAGCTATCAACACAAAAACGCAAATTGTATTTAAGTACGAAAATAAGCTTTTTCAAGCCAAACCTTTAAAACTAGCCTTTTTTAATGGTTTTTGGTATTTGCTTGCTTTTGATATGAAAAAGCGTGAAATTTTTAAGAAATTTTACTTAAAAAATATACAAAATATCACTCTAACACAAGAGCAATTTCAAACAGATGAAAGCTTAGAGACTAAACTTCAAAAGGCAAATTCTATATGGTTTAGTCTTGAAAAAGCTTTTGTGGTAAGACTTTTAATCGAAGAGCCTATACGAAAATACTTTGAAAGAAAGCCTTTAAAATCTCAAATTATCACTGGCAAAGACAATGATGGTTCCATAGAAATAGAACTTGAGATAAATCATGAAATGGAAATTTTGCCTTTGGTGTATTATTATATGCCTTATATAAAAGTTTTAGAACCTGATTTTATAGCAAAAAAAGTCAAAGAAGTTGTTGAGCAATACCTTAAGCAAATAAGCATATGA
- the rplM gene encoding 50S ribosomal protein L13, protein MTKITKPNEVKREWIVLDAEGKRFGRLLTEVATILRGKNKPCYTPNVDCGDYVIIINASKAVFTGANKAEDKLYHRHSGYFGSVKSEKFGDLLEKNPVKLYKLAVRGMLPKTNLGRAMLKKLKIYAGSEHPHTAQIANKGK, encoded by the coding sequence ATGACAAAAATAACAAAGCCAAACGAAGTAAAACGCGAATGGATCGTTTTAGACGCTGAAGGAAAGCGTTTTGGTCGTCTTTTAACAGAAGTAGCGACTATCTTAAGAGGTAAAAATAAACCTTGCTATACTCCAAATGTTGATTGTGGAGATTATGTAATCATTATCAATGCTTCTAAAGCAGTTTTCACAGGTGCAAACAAAGCAGAAGATAAACTATACCACAGACATTCAGGGTATTTTGGAAGTGTTAAAAGTGAAAAATTTGGTGATTTATTAGAAAAAAATCCGGTTAAATTATATAAATTAGCAGTTCGTGGTATGTTGCCTAAAACAAATTTAGGTAGAGCTATGCTTAAAAAACTAAAAATTTATGCAGGTAGCGAACACCCTCATACTGCTCAAATTGCTAATAAAGGAAAATAA
- the rpsI gene encoding 30S ribosomal protein S9 has protein sequence MATTYATGKRKTAVAKVWVKAGSGKIIVNGMDLNTWLGGHEAIKLKVVQPLLVTKQETSMDIKATTLGGGYSAQAEALRHGISRALAAMDADFRALLKPKGLLTRDSRTVERKKYGRRKARRSPQFSKR, from the coding sequence ATGGCAACAACATACGCAACAGGTAAAAGAAAAACCGCTGTAGCTAAAGTTTGGGTAAAAGCTGGTAGTGGTAAAATCATCGTAAATGGTATGGATTTAAACACTTGGCTTGGCGGGCATGAGGCTATAAAATTAAAAGTAGTTCAGCCTTTATTAGTAACTAAGCAAGAAACTTCTATGGATATTAAAGCAACGACTTTAGGCGGTGGTTACAGCGCTCAAGCCGAAGCTTTAAGACATGGAATTTCAAGAGCATTAGCTGCTATGGATGCAGATTTTAGAGCATTATTAAAACCAAAAGGACTTCTTACTAGAGATAGTAGAACTGTTGAGCGTAAAAAATACGGCCGCAGAAAAGCAAGAAGAAGCCCACAATTTTCTAAACGCTAA
- a CDS encoding outer membrane fibronectin-binding protein, translating into MRKIISLLGIATALFAFDASKIEITPTFNYTIPEGNLDLKNYGGVGLRFGYHYDHLWIDQAELGLEYYDNAKYNNPKDNTYTNTSVSRFYVNAIKGIDLANHVYFYGLLGSGYEYLSHGAYENKSGMFAQYGAGFKFALGEDLALRLEARDQIKFNNGEHNLISSVGLSFYFGDKAPKIPQTSTAKQIEEKPQVKQIEKSCPEPRKGALLDHIGCEKTIALEGHFGFDQVSINPEFAQKIHEVAKVLEENPQYYTILEGHTDNIGSKTYNQKLSLKRAKAVANELERSGVAKEKISTKGYGFDKPAASNDTKEGRAQNRRVEAKFFIKE; encoded by the coding sequence ATGAGAAAAATTATAAGTTTATTGGGTATAGCTACTGCTTTATTTGCTTTTGATGCTAGTAAAATAGAAATTACTCCAACTTTTAATTACACTATACCAGAAGGGAATTTAGATCTTAAAAATTATGGTGGTGTGGGATTAAGATTTGGTTATCATTATGATCATTTGTGGATAGATCAAGCTGAACTTGGTTTAGAGTATTATGATAATGCAAAATATAATAATCCAAAAGATAATACATATACAAATACAAGTGTTTCAAGATTTTATGTAAATGCTATTAAAGGGATTGATTTAGCAAATCATGTGTATTTTTATGGCTTATTAGGAAGTGGTTATGAGTACTTAAGTCATGGAGCTTATGAAAATAAAAGTGGCATGTTTGCCCAATATGGTGCGGGTTTTAAATTTGCACTTGGAGAAGATTTAGCTTTAAGACTTGAAGCAAGAGATCAAATTAAATTTAATAATGGCGAGCATAATTTAATATCTAGCGTTGGTTTGAGTTTTTATTTTGGTGATAAAGCTCCAAAAATTCCTCAAACTTCTACAGCAAAACAAATTGAAGAAAAACCACAAGTTAAGCAAATTGAAAAATCATGCCCAGAGCCAAGAAAAGGTGCTTTACTTGATCATATAGGTTGTGAAAAAACTATAGCACTTGAAGGCCATTTTGGCTTTGATCAAGTAAGTATCAATCCAGAATTTGCACAAAAAATTCATGAAGTTGCTAAAGTTTTAGAAGAAAATCCACAATATTATACTATTTTAGAAGGACATACTGATAATATAGGTTCTAAAACATATAATCAAAAACTTTCACTAAAGCGTGCAAAAGCAGTTGCAAATGAACTTGAAAGATCAGGAGTTGCAAAAGAAAAAATTTCAACAAAAGGTTATGGTTTTGATAAACCTGCTGCAAGCAATGATACCAAAGAAGGCCGTGCGCAAAATAGACGCGTTGAGGCTAAATTTTTTATTAAAGAATAA
- a CDS encoding HAD family hydrolase — translation MYKKTILFDLDGTLIDSTSAILEGFDAAFKAFNEPLRDHENIKALIGFPLDIAFEKLGVPKEKTNEYINAYRNVYQKIYIEQTFLLPLAKESVYEASLFADLAVVTTKSSKFSKPLLDYLGIGEYFKIIIGRDDVTHPKPNAEPILLALNRLNKNKENAFMVGDTHLDIQAALNASITPIAVSSGYEAKESLVKFNTLLFEDTYKAVCYLKNIL, via the coding sequence TTGTATAAAAAAACTATTTTATTTGATTTAGATGGCACTTTGATAGACTCTACAAGTGCCATTTTAGAAGGTTTTGATGCTGCTTTTAAAGCCTTTAATGAGCCTTTAAGAGATCATGAAAACATTAAAGCTCTTATAGGTTTTCCTTTAGATATTGCTTTTGAAAAACTTGGAGTGCCAAAAGAAAAAACAAATGAATATATTAATGCTTATAGAAATGTATACCAAAAAATCTATATAGAACAAACTTTTTTACTTCCTTTGGCAAAAGAAAGTGTGTATGAGGCTAGCTTGTTTGCTGATTTGGCTGTTGTTACAACTAAAAGTTCTAAATTTTCTAAGCCCTTACTTGATTACTTGGGTATAGGTGAATATTTTAAAATTATTATAGGCAGAGATGATGTTACTCATCCTAAGCCAAATGCTGAACCTATATTATTAGCTTTAAATAGATTAAATAAAAATAAAGAAAATGCTTTTATGGTGGGTGATACCCATCTTGATATACAAGCGGCGTTAAATGCAAGTATTACACCGATTGCAGTTAGTAGCGGTTATGAAGCTAAAGAGAGCTTAGTTAAATTTAACACTTTGCTTTTTGAAGATACTTACAAAGCAGTATGTTATCTAAAAAATATCCTATAA
- the nifJ gene encoding pyruvate:ferredoxin (flavodoxin) oxidoreductase, with protein sequence MSKIMKTMDGNEAAAYAAYAFTEVAGIYPITPSSPMADYTDIWAAQGKKNLFGVPVKVVEMQSEAGAAGTVHGSLQAGSLTTTYTASQGLLLKIPNMYKIAGQLLPGVIHVAARALASQALSIFGDHQDIYAARQTGFAMLCSHSVQESMDLAGVAHLAAIKGRVPFMHFFDGFRTSHEIQKIEVMDYAHFDRLLDRKALLEFRNSCLNPENPKTRGTAQNDDIYFQTRELANKYYEAIPDIVNEYMQEISKITGREYKPFVYYGDKNATRVVVAMGSVTEALKEVVDYLNNKGQKVGVLKVHLYRPFSLKYLFDVMPQSVEKIAVLDRTKEPGSLGEPLYLDLKSAYYGKENAPLIVGGRYGLSSKDVDPAQLIAVFENLNQANPKDGFTIGINDDVSFTSLAVGEKISLSDESTIECLFYGLGADGTVGANKNSIKIIGDKTDFYAQAYFAYDSKKSGGYTRSHLRFSKKPITSTYLVSTPHFVACSVAAYLEIYDVLAGIRKGGTFLLNSIWNAQETIKRIPNAVKRVLAQKEINFYIINATKLAREIGLGSRTNTIMQSAFFKLANIIPFEDAQKYMKELAYKSYSKKGDAIVEMNYKAIDVGADGLVKIDVDPSWANLADEVKEETIAYKGTEFVEKIAKPMNAAKGDDLPVSAFLGYEDGSFEHGTTEFEKRGVGVMVPRWIETNCIQCNQCASVCPHAVIRPFLINEEELNNAPIGVKEHSLNAKGVKEQKLNFKIQVSPLDCTGCELCVHECPTKEKSLVMVPLGEELDHGEQENADYLFKKVSYKDNVLNRENAKGIQFAQPLFEFHGACPGCGETPYITLITRLFGERMIIANATGCSSIYGGSAPSTPYRKSNKNGHGPAWGNSLFEDNAEFGLGMKIATETTRHKIEHIMNESMQDVPNALSALYKEWIANKEDSNASLELRDKLVPLLEENKQIKAVNDILELKSYLSKKSHWIFGGDGWAYDIGYGGLDHVLASGENVNILVLDTEVYSNTGGQSSKSSRTGSVAQFAAAGKPVQKKDLGQIAMTYGYIFVAQVNSNANYAQLLKAVIAAESYDGPSLIIAYSPCIAHGIKGGLGNSGDQAELATKCGYWPTYIYDPRLEAEGKNPLTISSKEPDWDLYESFLMNEVRYSSLKKSNPEHARELFEKNKAEAQRRYRQLKRLANADFSNEN encoded by the coding sequence ATGAGTAAAATAATGAAAACAATGGATGGTAACGAAGCAGCAGCTTATGCTGCTTATGCATTTACTGAGGTTGCTGGAATTTATCCTATTACTCCAAGTTCACCTATGGCAGATTATACAGATATATGGGCTGCTCAAGGTAAAAAAAATCTTTTTGGAGTACCAGTTAAAGTTGTAGAGATGCAAAGTGAAGCAGGAGCTGCAGGAACCGTGCATGGCTCTTTGCAAGCAGGTTCTTTAACTACTACTTATACAGCCTCTCAAGGACTTTTATTAAAAATACCAAATATGTATAAAATTGCAGGACAGCTTTTGCCAGGGGTAATTCATGTGGCAGCTAGAGCTTTGGCCTCTCAAGCACTTTCGATTTTTGGAGATCATCAAGATATTTATGCAGCAAGACAAACGGGATTTGCTATGCTTTGTTCTCACTCCGTGCAAGAAAGTATGGATTTAGCAGGTGTGGCTCATTTAGCAGCTATTAAAGGAAGAGTTCCTTTTATGCATTTTTTTGATGGCTTTAGAACATCTCATGAAATTCAAAAAATAGAAGTAATGGATTATGCACATTTTGATAGATTATTAGATCGTAAAGCTCTATTGGAATTTAGAAATTCCTGTTTAAATCCTGAAAATCCTAAAACAAGAGGAACAGCACAAAATGATGATATTTACTTTCAAACAAGAGAATTAGCAAATAAATATTATGAAGCTATTCCTGATATTGTTAATGAATATATGCAAGAAATTTCAAAAATCACAGGAAGAGAATATAAGCCTTTTGTGTATTATGGTGATAAAAATGCAACGCGTGTAGTTGTAGCTATGGGTTCAGTGACTGAAGCTTTAAAAGAGGTTGTGGATTACTTAAATAATAAAGGCCAAAAGGTAGGAGTTTTAAAGGTTCATTTATATAGACCATTTAGTTTAAAATATTTGTTTGATGTGATGCCACAAAGCGTTGAAAAAATAGCTGTTTTAGACAGAACTAAAGAGCCAGGAAGCTTAGGCGAGCCACTTTATCTTGATTTAAAAAGTGCTTATTATGGAAAAGAAAATGCACCTTTAATTGTTGGTGGAAGATATGGACTTTCTTCAAAAGATGTTGATCCTGCCCAACTTATAGCGGTATTTGAAAATTTAAATCAGGCAAATCCAAAAGATGGCTTTACTATAGGAATTAATGATGATGTGAGTTTTACTTCATTAGCAGTAGGAGAAAAAATTTCTTTAAGTGATGAAAGCACTATAGAATGTTTATTTTATGGACTTGGTGCTGATGGAACGGTTGGAGCAAATAAAAATTCAATTAAAATTATAGGGGACAAAACAGACTTTTACGCGCAAGCTTACTTTGCATATGATTCTAAAAAATCAGGGGGTTATACAAGAAGCCATTTGAGATTTTCTAAAAAACCTATTACTTCAACTTATTTGGTTTCTACGCCACATTTTGTTGCATGTTCAGTTGCTGCATACTTAGAAATTTATGATGTTTTAGCGGGTATTAGAAAAGGTGGAACTTTTCTTTTAAATAGTATTTGGAATGCCCAAGAGACAATAAAAAGAATTCCTAATGCAGTAAAAAGAGTTTTAGCACAAAAAGAGATTAATTTTTATATTATTAATGCTACAAAGCTTGCTAGAGAAATAGGCTTGGGTAGTAGAACAAACACTATCATGCAATCAGCATTTTTTAAACTTGCTAATATCATTCCTTTTGAGGATGCACAAAAATATATGAAAGAATTAGCTTATAAATCATATAGTAAAAAAGGCGATGCTATAGTTGAGATGAATTATAAAGCTATTGATGTGGGTGCAGATGGGCTTGTAAAAATTGATGTTGATCCATCTTGGGCAAATTTAGCTGATGAAGTAAAAGAAGAAACCATAGCTTATAAAGGAACTGAATTTGTTGAAAAAATAGCAAAACCAATGAATGCAGCTAAGGGTGATGATTTACCAGTTTCGGCATTTTTGGGTTATGAAGATGGTAGTTTTGAGCACGGAACAACTGAGTTTGAAAAAAGAGGTGTTGGGGTTATGGTGCCAAGATGGATAGAAACTAATTGTATCCAATGCAACCAATGTGCTTCAGTTTGTCCGCATGCAGTTATTAGACCATTTTTAATCAACGAAGAAGAATTAAACAATGCTCCAATTGGCGTAAAAGAGCATAGTTTAAATGCAAAAGGTGTGAAAGAACAAAAATTAAATTTTAAAATTCAAGTTTCTCCGCTTGATTGTACTGGCTGTGAGCTTTGCGTGCATGAGTGCCCTACTAAAGAAAAATCTTTAGTAATGGTGCCACTAGGTGAAGAACTTGACCATGGTGAGCAAGAAAATGCTGATTACTTGTTTAAAAAAGTAAGCTATAAAGATAATGTTTTAAATAGAGAAAATGCTAAAGGTATCCAATTTGCTCAACCTTTATTTGAATTTCATGGTGCATGTCCAGGGTGTGGAGAAACTCCTTATATTACTTTGATAACAAGATTGTTTGGTGAGAGAATGATTATTGCTAATGCAACGGGTTGTAGTTCTATTTATGGTGGTTCAGCACCTTCAACTCCATATAGAAAAAGTAACAAAAATGGCCATGGACCTGCTTGGGGAAATTCATTGTTTGAAGATAATGCTGAGTTTGGCTTGGGTATGAAAATAGCAACTGAGACAACAAGACATAAAATAGAACACATAATGAATGAAAGTATGCAAGATGTTCCTAATGCACTTTCTGCTTTATATAAAGAATGGATTGCAAATAAAGAAGATTCTAATGCTTCATTAGAGTTAAGAGATAAATTAGTTCCATTGTTAGAAGAAAATAAGCAAATTAAAGCTGTAAATGATATTTTAGAGCTTAAGAGTTATTTAAGTAAAAAATCTCATTGGATCTTTGGCGGTGATGGTTGGGCTTATGATATAGGTTATGGTGGGCTTGATCATGTTTTAGCAAGTGGAGAAAATGTTAATATTTTAGTCCTTGATACTGAGGTTTATTCAAATACTGGTGGCCAAAGCTCAAAATCTTCAAGAACAGGTTCGGTAGCACAATTTGCCGCAGCTGGTAAACCGGTACAGAAAAAAGATTTAGGTCAAATTGCTATGACTTATGGCTATATTTTTGTTGCTCAAGTTAATTCTAATGCAAACTATGCTCAACTTTTAAAAGCAGTAATTGCTGCAGAATCTTATGATGGCCCATCGTTAATTATTGCTTATTCTCCTTGTATAGCTCATGGTATTAAAGGTGGACTTGGAAATTCAGGAGATCAAGCAGAATTAGCTACAAAATGCGGATACTGGCCAACTTATATTTACGATCCACGCTTAGAAGCTGAAGGTAAAAATCCTTTAACAATTTCTTCTAAGGAGCCTGATTGGGATTTATATGAAAGTTTTTTAATGAATGAAGTTCGTTATAGTTCTTTGAAAAAATCAAATCCTGAACACGCAAGAGAATTATTCGAAAAAAATAAAGCTGAAGCTCAACGCCGTTATAGACAACTTAAGCGCTTAGCAAATGCTGATTTTAGTAATGAAAACTAA
- the mshL gene encoding pilus (MSHA type) biogenesis protein MshL encodes MKKIIILLFISVCFANGALKCSQRTFDISVETKSSLLEVLNELGRECRFSIIIKDDLAKNKLNNQQNYIHISKMTLREIFDLLLKENNLAYEYEKNVLKIYGKLVKTFKVHYISSIREGQSITKASVDSRPRQGDLDIFGKDADNLVVSTDKFNFWEKIAEEIQALLDDDSTKPIINTNAGIITLNATPYEITRVQNYLKDLNKRLKKQVLIDVSIVAVHLNKSHSSGINWQELAFKLNADDKEFILNKGGIKNINLKSNIEIKAILNLLQENGKTSVLSNPKLMALNNQQAIISIGDTINYQVKESSKGTENGTTISETYNNYSIFVGILLNILPEISDDHKIMLRINPSLSDFKYSVDNHRQNKPRNIAPDTIQKKLSTVVEVEDGQTLILGGLISKNSVNNQNEISALSKIPLFGLLFQGKQNIEDVSEIVFIIKPVIVKEDKKILNLKELGFDHEDYMF; translated from the coding sequence ATGAAAAAAATAATAATATTGTTATTTATTAGCGTATGTTTTGCTAATGGGGCTTTAAAATGCTCTCAAAGAACATTTGATATAAGTGTTGAAACAAAAAGTTCTTTGCTTGAGGTTTTAAATGAATTAGGTAGAGAGTGTAGATTTAGTATTATCATTAAAGATGATTTAGCTAAAAATAAACTAAACAACCAACAAAATTATATTCATATTAGTAAAATGACTCTAAGAGAAATTTTTGATCTTTTGCTAAAGGAGAATAATCTTGCTTATGAATATGAAAAGAATGTTTTAAAAATTTATGGTAAATTAGTTAAAACTTTTAAAGTCCATTACATAAGTTCTATAAGAGAAGGTCAAAGCATTACTAAAGCTTCTGTTGATTCTAGGCCAAGACAAGGGGATTTAGATATTTTTGGAAAGGATGCAGATAATTTAGTTGTTAGCACAGATAAATTTAATTTTTGGGAAAAAATTGCAGAAGAAATACAAGCTTTGTTAGATGATGATTCTACTAAACCTATTATCAATACTAATGCAGGTATTATAACCTTAAATGCAACTCCTTATGAAATAACTAGGGTGCAAAATTATTTAAAAGATTTAAACAAAAGACTAAAAAAGCAAGTGTTAATCGATGTAAGTATAGTTGCAGTTCACTTAAATAAAAGTCATTCTAGTGGGATTAATTGGCAAGAGCTTGCTTTTAAGTTAAATGCAGATGATAAAGAATTCATACTTAATAAAGGTGGAATTAAAAATATTAATTTAAAATCAAATATAGAAATCAAAGCAATTTTAAATTTATTACAAGAAAATGGAAAAACTTCAGTTCTTTCTAATCCAAAGCTAATGGCTTTAAATAATCAACAAGCTATAATTTCTATTGGTGATACTATTAATTATCAAGTTAAAGAAAGCTCCAAAGGAACAGAAAATGGAACAACTATAAGTGAAACTTATAATAATTACTCAATATTTGTAGGTATTTTACTAAATATCTTGCCAGAAATTTCAGATGATCATAAAATTATGCTTAGGATAAATCCAAGTTTAAGTGATTTTAAATATAGTGTAGATAATCACCGCCAAAACAAACCAAGAAATATAGCCCCTGATACTATACAAAAAAAATTATCCACTGTTGTTGAAGTGGAAGATGGACAGACTTTGATTTTAGGCGGATTAATCAGTAAAAATAGCGTCAATAATCAAAATGAAATTAGTGCTCTTTCGAAAATTCCTTTATTTGGCTTGTTATTTCAAGGAAAGCAAAATATAGAAGATGTGAGTGAAATAGTATTCATTATAAAACCAGTGATTGTAAAAGAAGATAAAAAGATATTAAATTTAAAAGAATTAGGATTTGATCATGAAGATTATATGTTTTAG
- a CDS encoding transformation system, membrane protein CtsX, translating into MKIICFSFLFLLSFLYADSFAVIKNEKVDSKILYEKFIQNPNYHNALNLAQFFYINKDYDKAIFWAVEANEIDNLKEEAWLVFINAKIKQGKNSQALKAKEEYEKLLNVKIK; encoded by the coding sequence ATGAAGATTATATGTTTTAGTTTTTTATTTTTATTGTCTTTTTTGTATGCTGATTCTTTTGCGGTGATTAAAAATGAAAAAGTAGATTCTAAAATTTTATATGAGAAATTCATACAAAATCCAAATTATCACAATGCATTAAATCTTGCACAATTTTTTTACATTAATAAAGATTATGATAAAGCTATTTTTTGGGCGGTAGAAGCTAATGAAATTGATAATCTAAAAGAAGAAGCATGGCTTGTTTTTATTAATGCTAAAATAAAGCAGGGTAAAAACTCACAAGCATTAAAAGCAAAAGAAGAATACGAGAAATTATTAAATGTTAAAATTAAATGA
- a CDS encoding transformation system, type II secretion system ATPase CtsE, with product MLKLNDEELFEYIVFNKLSQDELYSINEQYFKNLAKNYGLNFLDLNQELDFDLHLNTLPLVLVEKYHCFCFKEDEENIYIVSFKPLEEEALAKIQNLFRFKNIIVYISAFCKFQYFFEKIKFLIKFQNYSYEIEKILQTKDAQDNDIVENFLFLVLSYASFLKASDIHFEPLENEVLIRFRIDGILNSITSLSHSNYQALLLHIKIISLLNVAEQRNAQDGSFSKEIFKQKYDFRISIMPLLFGQSIVIRILKQEEQILSLEQLFIDERNLQRLSHSLNTPYGLILFCGPTGSGKSTFMHTILNQLDKSKKIITLEDPVEYKLKHAQQILLNAKVGFDFKKALRGVLRQDPDVIMIGEIRDEESLDIVLKASLSGHLVLSTLHTNNALEAIFRMLHMGAKSYLIACSVNLIISQRLVRRLCECKEEIHENILYKNEIIKEKIYKAKGCAKCMMSGYKGRIMIAEFLFLDQNIKTMIENNSSYELILNYALKNGLINLSEDALEKVKMGLTSLEEIKKVVV from the coding sequence ATGTTAAAATTAAATGATGAAGAATTATTTGAATATATAGTTTTTAATAAATTAAGTCAAGATGAACTCTATAGTATAAATGAGCAGTATTTTAAGAATTTGGCAAAAAATTATGGCTTAAATTTTTTGGATTTAAACCAAGAATTAGACTTTGATTTGCATCTAAATACTTTACCTTTGGTTTTGGTGGAAAAATATCATTGTTTTTGTTTTAAAGAAGATGAAGAAAATATTTATATTGTGTCTTTTAAACCACTTGAAGAAGAAGCATTAGCAAAAATACAAAATTTGTTTAGATTTAAAAACATTATAGTGTATATTAGTGCTTTTTGTAAATTTCAATATTTTTTTGAAAAAATAAAATTTTTGATTAAATTTCAAAATTATTCTTATGAAATAGAAAAAATTCTGCAAACTAAGGATGCTCAAGACAATGATATAGTTGAAAATTTTTTGTTTTTAGTGTTATCGTATGCAAGTTTTTTAAAAGCAAGTGATATTCATTTTGAACCTTTAGAAAATGAAGTATTGATTAGGTTTAGAATTGATGGAATTTTAAATTCTATTACAAGTTTATCTCATTCAAATTACCAAGCTTTACTTTTGCATATTAAAATCATATCTTTGTTAAATGTTGCTGAACAAAGAAATGCTCAAGATGGTAGCTTCAGCAAGGAAATTTTCAAGCAAAAATATGATTTTAGAATTTCTATAATGCCTTTGCTTTTTGGGCAAAGTATTGTTATTAGGATTTTAAAACAAGAGGAACAAATTTTATCTTTAGAGCAACTTTTTATTGATGAAAGAAATTTACAAAGATTAAGCCATAGCTTAAATACCCCATATGGTTTAATTTTATTTTGTGGGCCTACAGGAAGCGGTAAAAGTACTTTTATGCATACAATATTAAATCAATTAGATAAAAGTAAAAAAATAATCACACTTGAAGATCCTGTAGAATACAAATTAAAGCACGCTCAGCAAATTCTTTTAAATGCTAAAGTTGGATTTGATTTTAAAAAAGCACTAAGAGGAGTTTTAAGACAAGATCCTGATGTGATTATGATAGGCGAAATACGCGATGAGGAAAGTTTAGATATAGTTTTAAAAGCTTCTTTAAGTGGACATTTGGTTTTAAGCACTTTACATACTAATAATGCTTTAGAAGCTATTTTTAGAATGTTACATATGGGAGCTAAATCTTACTTGATAGCGTGTTCTGTGAATTTAATCATATCACAGCGTTTAGTGCGTAGATTATGTGAATGCAAAGAAGAAATTCATGAAAATATCTTATATAAAAATGAAATAATTAAAGAAAAAATATACAAAGCGAAGGGTTGTGCCAAATGCATGATGAGTGGCTATAAAGGTCGTATTATGATAGCTGAATTTTTATTTTTAGATCAAAATATAAAAACCATGATAGAAAATAATTCTTCTTATGAGCTGATTTTAAATTATGCCTTAAAAAATGGTCTTATAAATTTAAGCGAAGATGCTTTAGAAAAAGTAAAAATGGGCTTAACAAGTTTGGAAGAAATAAAGAAAGTTGTAGTTTGA